In Rutidosis leptorrhynchoides isolate AG116_Rl617_1_P2 chromosome 2, CSIRO_AGI_Rlap_v1, whole genome shotgun sequence, one genomic interval encodes:
- the LOC139894663 gene encoding ATP-dependent Clp protease ATP-binding subunit ClpA homolog CD4B, chloroplastic-like, with translation MAGALVQSTSFPSTVAGESKVRSKRFGRTKGEVKMMYTLQTPPMTVRSLSGLRTTNALDNLVKRGHDFHSKVASATSVRKAKPSRIVPKAMFERFTEKAIKVIMLAQEEARRLGHNFVGTEQILLGLIGEGTGIAAKVLKSMGINLKDARVEVEKIIGRGSGFVAVEIPFTPRAKRVLELSLEEARQLGHNYIGSEHLLLGLLREGEGVAARVLENLGADPNNIRTQVIRMVGESAEAVGAGVGGGSSNNKMPTLEEYGTNLTKLAEEGKLDPVVGRQPQIERVTQILGRRTKNNPCLIGEPGVGKTAIAEGLAQRIANGDVPETIEGKKVITLDMGLLVAGTKYRGEFEERLKKLMEEIKQSDEIILFIDEVHTLIGAGAAEGAIDAANILKPALARGELQCIGATTLDEYRKHIEKDPALERRFQPVKVPEPTVDETIQILKGLRERYEIHHKLRYTDESLVAAAQLSYQYISDRFLPDKAIDLIDEAGSRVRLRHAQLPEEARELEKDLRQITKEKNEAVRGQDFEKAGELRDREMDLKTQISALIDKNKEMSKAETEAGEEGPTVTEMDIQHIVSSWTGIPVEKVSSDESDRLLKMEETLHTRIIGQDEAVKAISRAIRRARVGLKNPNRPIASFIFSGPTGVGKSELAKALATYYFGSEEAMIRLDMSEFMERHTVSKLIGSPPGYVGYTEGGQLTEAVRRRPYTVVLFDEIEKAHPDVFNMMLQILEDGRLTDSKGRTVDFKNTLLIMTSNVGSSVIEKGGRRIGFDLDYDEKDSSYNKIKSLVTEELKQYFRPEFLNRLDEMIVFRQLTKLEVKEIADIMLKEVFDRLKNKEIELQVTERFRDRVVEEGYNPSYGARPLRRAIMRLLEDSMAEKMLSRDIKEGDSVIVDVDGDGNVTVLNGSSGAPPPEAALPEPIEV, from the exons ATGGCTGGGGCTCTGGTTCAATCGACCAGCTTTCCTTCAACGGTTGCTGGCGAAAGCAAGGTTCGTTCAAAGAGATTTGGTAGAACAAAAGGTGAAGTCAAGATGATGTACACCTTACAAACTCCTCCAATGACAGTAAGATCTTTGTCTGGTCTACGAACAACCAATGCGTTAGACAACTTGGTAAAAAGGGGACACGATTTTCATTCAAAGGTTGCATCTGCCACCTCTGTTCGAAAAGCAAAGCCTTCTCGAATCGTGCCAAAAGCCATGTTTGAGCGGTTCACAGAGAAAGCTATTAAAGTGATTATGCTTGCACAAGAGGAAGCGAGAAGGCTTGGTCATAACTTTGTGGGTACCGAGCAGATTTTACTAGGTCTTATTGGTGAGGGCACTGGTATTGCAGCAAAGGTGCTAAAGTCTATGGGGATTAATTTGAAAGATGCACGTGTTGAGGTAGAGAAGATTATTGGTAGAGGAAGTGGATTTGTTGCTGTAGAGATCCCGTTTACACCACGTGCAAAACGTGTTTTGGAACTTTCGTTAGAGGAGGCACGTCAACTTg GTCATAATTATATCGGATCAGAGCACTTGCTTCTTGGTTTGCTTCGTGAGGGTGAAGGTGTAGCAGCTCGCGTTCTTGAAAATTTAGGCGCCGACCCAAATAACATTCGTACACAG GTTATCAGAATGGTTGGTGAGAGTGCAGAAGCTGTAGGTGCTGGAGTCGGTGGTGGTAGCTCTAACAATAAAATGCCAACACTTGAGGAATACGGTACCAACTTGACAAAGCTAGCAGAGGAG GGTAAGTTGGATCCTGTTGTGGGAAGGCAGCCACAAATTGAAAGAGTTACTCAAATATTGGGTAGACGTACGAAAAACAATCCATGTCTTATTGGAGAACCTGGTGTTGGGAAAACAGCTATTGCAGAAGGCCTTGCACAAAGAATTGCAAACGGTGATGTTCCAGAAACTATTGAGGGGAAAAAG GTGATAACACTAGATATGGGTCTTCTTGTGGCTGGCACAAAGTACCGAGGAGAATTTGAGGAAAGATTAAAAAAATTGATGGAGGAAATAAAGCAAAGTGACGAGATAATTCTATTTATCGATGAGGTCCATACCCTAATCGGAGCCGGAGCAGCGGAGGGGGCTATTGATGCGGCTAACATCTTGAAACCAGCTCTTGCTAGAGGTGAATTACAG TGTATTGGTGCTACAACATTGGATGAATATCGAAAGCATATTGAGAAGGACCCGGCACTAGAGAGGCGATTTCAGCCCGTAAAGGTACCCGAACCAACAGTTGATGAGACAATACAGATTTTGAAGGGACTTCGCGAGCGATATGAAATCCATCATAAGCTTCGTTATACTGACGAATCATTAGTTGCTGCAGCACAGTTATCATACCAGTACATAAG TGACCGTTTTCTTCCTGATAAAGCAATTGATTTAATTGATGAAGCTGGTTCTCGTGTTCGCCTTCGTCACGCACAA CTACCAGAGGAAGCCAGAGAGCTCGAAAAAGACCTTAGGCAGATAACCAAAGAGAAGAATGAAGCAGTTCGGGGTCAAGATTTCGAAAAG GCTGGGGAATTGCGGGATAGAGAAATGGATCTTAAAACTCAGATATCAGCACTCATCGATAAAAACAAAGAGATGAGCAAGGCTGAAACCGAGGCAGGAGAGGAGGGTCCCACCGTAACAGAAATGGATATTCAGCACATCGTATCATCCTGGACCGGCATACCAGTGGAAAAAGTCTCCAGTGACGAATCCGACCGTCTTCTCAAAATGGAAGAAACTCTTCACACAAGAATCATCGGTCAAGATGAAGCCGTCAAAGCCATAAGCCGAGCCATTCGCCGGGCCCGCGTTGGTCTAAAAAACCCCAACCGCCCCATCGCCAGCTTCATCTTTTCCGGGCCCACCGGAGTCGGTAAATCCGAACTCGCTAAAGCCCTAGCCACTTACTACTTTGGGTCCGAAGAAGCCATGATTCGGTTAGACATGAGTGAGTTCATGGAACGACACACCGTTTCCAAACTCATCGGCTCACCGCCCGGTTACGTCGGCTACACCGAAGGTGGTCAATTGACCGAGGCGGTCCGCCGCCGCCCGTACACCGTTGTCCTATTCGACGAAATCGAAAAAGCCCATCCGGATGTGTTCAATATGATGCTTCAAATTCTTGAAGACGGAAGGTTGACCGACAGCAAAGGACGAACCGTTGACTTCAAAAACACACTTTTAATCATGACATCGAATGTCGGTAGTAGCGTTATCGAAAAAGGTGGGCGAAGAATCGGGTTTGACCTTGACTATGATGAAAAGGACAGCAGCTACAACAAAATCAAGAGCTTGGTCACCGAAGAATTAAAACAATATTTCCGACCCGAGTTCTTGAACAGATTAGACGAAATGATCGTGTTCCGACAGTTGACCAAATTGGAAGTCAAAGAGATTGCTGACATCATGCTGAAGGAGGTCTTTGATAGGTTGAAAAATAAAGAAATTGAGCTTCAAGTAACCGAAAGATTTAGAGATCGGGTCGTTGAAGAAGGATATAATCCAAGTTACGGTGCTAGACCGTTAAGAAGAGCGATTATGAGGCTTCTAGAAGATAGTATGGCCGAGAAGATGCTTTCACGTGATATTAAGGAGGGCGATTCGGTAATTGTTGATGTTGATGGTGACGGAAATGTGACGGTTCTCAACGGTAGCAGTGGTGCTCCGCCACCAGAGGCGGCTTTGCCTGAACCGATTGAGGTGTAA